A genomic region of Cyprinus carpio isolate SPL01 chromosome B13, ASM1834038v1, whole genome shotgun sequence contains the following coding sequences:
- the LOC122139499 gene encoding zinc finger protein 184-like, whose translation MRVHTGEKPYTCDQCGKSFTRSAYLKYHMNIHTGEKPYKCSHCDKRCSLLRDIKRHERIHTGEKPYTCDQCGRSFTQLGHLKHHMNIHTGEKPYKCSHCDKRFSRIGAIKTHERIHTGEKPYTCDQCGKSFTRSAYLKHHMNIHTGEKPYECSHCDKRFSLLRDIKRHERIHTGEKPYTCDQCGKSFTRSGTLKYHMDMHTGEKPYKCSYCDKRFCRSGEIKIHERTHTREKPYTCDQCGKSFTRSGTLKYHMDIHTGEKPYKCSYCDKRFSRSGDLKTHERIHTGEKPYTCDQCGKSYTRLLCLKKHMNIHTGKEPYKCSHCDKRFGLLSHLKTHERIHTGERPYHCTDCGKCFKHSSSLHSHTKKTITLIEENKEQKESSEVEEKNHVKTGDKI comes from the exons atgagagttcatactggagagaaaccgtacacatgtgatcagtgtgggaagagtttcacacgatCAGCATACCTTAAAtatcacatgaacatccacactggagagaaaccatacaagtgttcacactgtgacaagagatgcAGTTTGTTAAGAGACATAAAaagacatgagaggatccacacaggagagaaaccgtacacatgtgatcagtgtgggaggaGTTTCACACAATTAGGACACCTTAAAcatcacatgaacatccacactggagagaaaccatacaagtgttcacactgtgacaagagattcagtcggaTAGGAGCCataaaaacacatgagaggatccacacaggagagaaaccgtacacatgtgatcagtgtgggaagagtttcacacgatCAGCATACCTTAAAcatcacatgaacatccacactggagagaaaccatacgagtgttcacactgtgacaagagattcagtttGTTAAGAGACATAAAaagacatgagaggatccacacaggagagaaaccgtacacatgtgatcagtgtgggaaaagTTTCACACGATCAGGAACGCTTAAATATCACATGGACatgcacactggagagaaaccatacaagtgttcatactgtgacaagagattctgTCGgtcaggagaaataaaaatacatgagaGGACCCACACtagagagaaaccttacacatgtgatcagtgtgggaaaagTTTCACACGATCAGGAACGCTTAAATATCACATggacatccacactggagagaaaccatacaagtgttcatactgtgacaagagatttagTCGGTCAGGGGACCTAAAAACACATGaaaggatccacactggagagaaaccttacacatgtgatcagtgcgggaagagttacACACGATTATTATGCCTTAAgaaacacatgaacatccacactggaaaggaaccttataagtgttcacactgtgacaagagattcggTCTTTTAtcacatctgaaaacacatgagaggatccacactggagagagaccatATCACTGCACTGATTGTGGGAAGTGTTTCAAACATTCATCATCTTTACACAGTCatacaaaaaaaactatcacA ttGATTGAAGAAAACAAGGAGCAAAAGGAATCAAGTGAAGTCGAGgagaaaaatcatgtcaaaactggAGACAAAATTTAG